The following coding sequences lie in one Lolium perenne isolate Kyuss_39 chromosome 2, Kyuss_2.0, whole genome shotgun sequence genomic window:
- the LOC127329226 gene encoding NAC domain-containing protein 18-like → MAPPPVPNLPSGYVFRPKGRDLIEHYLVPKALGGYVVPGMVAEGVDVFATTPDALPFSRNHRRDHGEVWCYFFGARPAPAAPRATVPAPGGRWFPYGVEKAYGVGEAVAFRRRFRYSAIWQGGGGGSGTGVWVSSPWLMTEFRLNKGAAAFRGARLGPEANLDCVVRKVFTKPAVPPPSARSSDDESTGSNYPSASADEEGGYSGEELPTKRARFC, encoded by the coding sequence ATGGCGCCGCCGCCCGTGCCGAACCTGCCATCGGGCTACGTGTTCAGGCCCAAGGGCCGGGACCTCATCGAGCACTACCTCGTCCCCAAGGCGCTCGGCGGCTACGTCGTCCCGGGCATGGTGGCGGAGGGCGTCGACGTCTTCGCCACGACCCCCGACGCGCTCCCCTTCAGCCGCAACCACCGCAGGGACCACGGGGAGGTGTGGTGCTACTTCTTCGGCGCCCGTCCCGCCCCCGCCGCCCCGCGGGCCACGGTCCCGGCGCCCGGCGGCCGCTGGTTCCCCTACGGCGTCGAGAAGGCGTACGGCGTGGGCGAGGCGGTCGCCTTCCGACGCAGGTTCAGGTACAGCGCCATCtggcagggcggcggcggcggcagcggcaccGGGGTGTGGGTGTCGTCGCCGTGGCTCATGACGGAGTTCCGGCTCAACAAGGGCGCCGCCGCCTTCCGCGGCGCGCGGCTGGGGCCCGAGGCGAACTTGGACTGCGTGGtccgcaaggtcttcaccaagccCGCGGTCCCTCCGCCGTCTGCCCGCTCCAGCGACGACGAGAGCACGGGTTCCAACTACCCCAGCGCCAGCGCGGACGAGGAAGGTGGCTACTCCGGCGAGGAGCTGCCCACGAAGCGCGCTCGGTTCTGTTGA
- the LOC127330515 gene encoding uncharacterized protein produces the protein MTSDPKIMYRHYTEELDTLTAEQVDWEPYGTYYRIGAGMADLNPKCLEEARFWPFQHCLEEVRNAGNVEIVPHDLGAFNNYLQWFHESTRIELVRPVYDDDILDDPIEFDELAQSQHDTFARRGRSTSIASELNFVRSEIQKTAEECEVVWDQSHTDEKPIGPMRHFIKNTARKMRRLANLLGCRDTEIAATSSSEEAEIPDDDTILSQVIASQRKKQATRSAYQLKPRGNAPKRYTSDDYVNRGKKVVIEEDETSPRRSTLRKMRNDEPLSSEEEEEQEQQEQEQQPRQRTKRLAVRKQPARRGRRGG, from the exons atgacgagcgaCCCAAAGATCATGTATAGGCACTACACTGAGGAGTTGGatactcttaccgctgagcag GTggattgggagccatatggtacctaCTACCGTATTGGCGCGGGGATGGCTGACCTAAACCCCAAGTGCCTTGAGGAGGCGCGtttctggc cgttccaacactgtttggaagAGGTACGGAATGCTGGCAATGTGGAGATTGTCCCCCACGACTTGGGCGCTTTCAACAACTATCTCCAATGGTTTCATGAAAGCACGCGTATCGAGCTAGTGAGACCCGTGTATGATGACgacatcttggacgaccccatcgagttcgatgagctagcgcaaagccagcacgacacctttgctcgcagaggaagatcgacttctattgcttccgagttgaacttcgtg CGGTCTgagatccaaaaaacagctgaGGAGTGCGAGGTTGTTTGGGATCAGAGCCATACAGATGAGAAGCCTATCGGACCGATGcggcatttcattaag aacactgcacgaaagatgcggcggttagccaacttgctaggttgccgcgacACCGAAATTGCGGCTACATCCTCTTCTGAAGAAGCGGAG attcctgacgacGACACCATCCTGAGTCAAGTCATTGCGAGTCAACGCAAGAAGCAAGCCACACGGTCtgcttaccagttgaagccaaggggcaacgCTCCAAAACGATACACTTCGGacgattatgtcaaccgaggaaagaaggttgtcattgAGGAGGATGAGACGTCGCCGCGGAGATCAACTTTGAGGAagatgaggaacgacgagccgttatcttcagaggaggaggaggagcaggagcagcaggagcaggagcaacagccacggcagcggacgaaaaggttggccgtccggaagcagcccgcgaggaGGGGACGTCGCGGAGGATAG
- the LOC127330516 gene encoding uncharacterized protein, whose product MAPVDLGAGYVFQPCGRQLVDGFLIPGLIDEGVDVFSLRPRALPFWRIHRRHDGEVWGFFFADRPAAGKKCPAPGGCWVRHGREKAYYGQDGGSGGEPVAFMRRFAYRITWKGGAVSAPTRWQMKEYRLNTDAAAFRAAHPDPEAAGVVFVVHKAFRKAALSPPRPPPVYCSESEEEEEVVDQELDELVLDLRALTEGK is encoded by the coding sequence ATGGCGCCCGTGGATCTGGGAGCAGGCTACGTGTTCCAACCCTGCGGCCGTCAGCTCGTCGACGGCTTCCTCATCCCCGGCCTCATCGACGAGGGCGTGGACGTCTTCTCGCTGCGCCCGCGCGCGCTCCCCTTCTGGCGCATCCACAGGAGGCACGACGGCGAGGTGTGGGGCTTCTTCTTCGCGGACCGGCCCGCCGCCGGCAAGAAGTGCCCCGCACCGGGCGGGTGCTGGGTGCGGCACGGCCGCGAGAAGGCGTACTACGGCCaggacggcggcagcggcggggaGCCGGTCGCGTTCATGCGCAGGTTCGCGTACCGCATCACGTGGAAGGGCGGCGCGGTGTCGGCGCCGACGCGGTGGCAGATGAAGGAGTACCGGCTCAACACGGACGCGGCAGCCTTCCGCGCCGCGCACCCCGACCCCGAGGCGGCGGGCGTGGTCTTCGTGGTCCACAAGGCCTTCAGGAAGGCGGCGCTCtctccgccgcggccgccgcccgtCTACTGCAGcgagagcgaggaggaggaggaggtggtggaccAGGAACTCGATGAGTTGGTGCTAGACCTGCGGGCGCTCACGGAGGGGAAATAG